ACAGCGTCCTTTTGCCCGAGGCTATTCTGATTTATATAAGGCCTTGCTTCTTTAATAATAACTTCCTTACCTGTGTTGTTATCCAAAGCCAAATAGACACCGCCTTTGGAAGAATGATTGGAAATAGGCTCAGTCACTTCATATCTGCCATTCAATATGGTAGATTCCGGGTATTCAACCTCTTCTCCAAATGGATCTTCCACTCCATCCGGCAAAAAGAAATAAGGCATTCTCTTATCCGCAACGCCTCCTTCATCATCAAGCATGACCGTCTTTCTCTCCCCAAACACATCCCTTTTGCTCGTTCCTAGAAATGATCCATAACGATAAAAAAGACATTTGCTGTCCTTAAATGCCTTATCGCTCAAAATATATGGACCGTAAAGTTCCTTTGTTTTGCTATAAAGCTCTTCCATAAGCAGTTTAAATGTCTCCAAATCCGATGGATACATTGTAATGAACTTGCCGCAGGCAGCCTTATTGCAAGCTTGTGAATTAAAGTAATCATGAACTCTCTTATCAACCAAGACTTTAAATGCCACTGAATGCTTTTTCAATACAGGAACAATCTTTTTCAGTCCATCAACTCCCAAATCCGATATCAATGAAACATGTATCTTAAAGCCCTTGGCTTCTACTTTAGTGTCAAGCGGCTCAGAAACATACCATACTTCCCGCCTTATAGTGTTCCAAGACTCACCCAAGACCTGATCCAAAATTTCCTTGTATGCATTATCCTCAGAACGATATTCGCCCATTGAAGAAAAAAAGTAGGAACTGTTAAATAAGTATGGAGACAGATCTCCTTTGGCTATTCGCCTTTCGATATTGCCATGCATAATGAACTGATTGATATTGAAAAAATTAAAACCAAATAACAAAGCCCAAAACCGCTATCGGCTTTGGGCTTAACAAGCTTTATGAAGCTACGCTAATCTGAGAATCACAGCACTTAGCGCTGATTTGCGAGTCATGGCACCCCGATCTAAATCCGGACTTGTTTTCATCTTTTGCTTCTAATCTTTGAAGGTTCATTACATTCCACATAATACTTAGTTTTTAATGAAATAATTATTTGAAATCTCTTCCAAAAGATTGCCTTTTGAAAGCATTAATTACTTTCGCGCAAAAGATTTATGATATCTAATATCAACGTTTCAAAAGTTATGCCCTCAAAATATTCATTTTTATACTAACAAACGAAATCAAGTACCCAAACAGCTCGCAGAGCTTGCAACAAATGATTTAAAAAAATATTACATTATATATCAATCCATTATTCATTACTTTTTCATTGTTTATCGCACAGTCTCACGCTTAATTTTGGTTCTTCCGATGGTTATCCCTTTTCTTAATTTTGCTTCGCCGGAGTAAGTTATTTCTGATTCTCCAAATGCAGTGATTTTCACACTGTTATTGGCTGTTACTTTGACATTGTTATCCCCATATGATTTTATCCGACTGATTTTCGTGGTCAACTCCTGAGCTTTTACCTCATTTTCACCATACAACTTCCAAGTCACCTCATCTCCATCTCCCTCGGAAATGTAAAACTCATTCTCCCCATATGCCTTTACTTTCCCTATTTGAAGCTCCGCATTTTCAATAGAGATCTCATTTTGCCCATAAGCCAACAACTTGAACTTCTCCATATTCACCGATTGCATTGAGAGTTTGCTTTCTCCCATAACCACAAACTTCAGAAAGCCATCTGAAGGAGAACCATTCACACGAACTTTCTCCGCCCCTTTTACTACAACTTTCTCCAATGACGAGTAAGTTACGACCAACTCCATTGTCGCATCTCCGTATATCGATTTCTTATAACTGTAATCGTGCTTTTTCTTGGACTTCTCTTTCTTCACAATATTCTTCGCATCCAATAGATAAATTTGCAATGTTTTGCCTCTTAGCTTGACTTGCAACTTATCGTGAGGGATATCATCATTGACTATCCGGACAGATTCTTCATCTCCTTTTTGAAAAGTAACTGCGATATGAGGATGAATCTCAACTCTTTTGAAGTCCTCTACCTTGATCTTCTTCTCCTGTCCAATCGCAGAAAGTGATGACAAGCATATGGCAAGCCCCAAAAAGAAAACTGTAAGCCGTTGAATTGTACTTGAATTTAACAAAAATGTCATTATAATATACTTTTAATAGTAAAAATTGACTTTTTAAAAGCCATGTGAATTTTAAAGTTTTTTAACATGCGGCTTCAAAGGAAGCGAAAAATACTAATAATCATATTATTAATCTAAATGATTTCATTAATTATGCTTATGAAATTTTACAACTGTGGAAAAATTCTATCATAATACGTGCAGAAAAAAGCCAACGCGTTTTTGCCATTTTATTTATCATGATTAAATCTCACCTTTGTATTGGAGATGAATTTAAACAAAACCTTTTGAATTATATACGCAAAAATATCGTCCGATCGCTGCAGTACGCATTGCTAGCATTGATGACATTAACGGGCATGCTTGACAGCATACCTGAAATGTCACAGGAAGGTGATTGTGTATGCAGCCAAAGCAACTACGATTGCGATACTGATGCTAGCATAAGAATATCCAAAAGGTATTGTTTGCAACAAATCAACATTAATAAACCTCTACTGAACAAAGTC
The Aureibacter tunicatorum DNA segment above includes these coding regions:
- a CDS encoding SapB/AmfS family lanthipeptide codes for the protein MWNVMNLQRLEAKDENKSGFRSGCHDSQISAKCCDSQISVAS
- a CDS encoding GIN domain-containing protein, yielding MTFLLNSSTIQRLTVFFLGLAICLSSLSAIGQEKKIKVEDFKRVEIHPHIAVTFQKGDEESVRIVNDDIPHDKLQVKLRGKTLQIYLLDAKNIVKKEKSKKKHDYSYKKSIYGDATMELVVTYSSLEKVVVKGAEKVRVNGSPSDGFLKFVVMGESKLSMQSVNMEKFKLLAYGQNEISIENAELQIGKVKAYGENEFYISEGDGDEVTWKLYGENEVKAQELTTKISRIKSYGDNNVKVTANNSVKITAFGESEITYSGEAKLRKGITIGRTKIKRETVR